In a genomic window of Pararge aegeria chromosome 7, ilParAegt1.1, whole genome shotgun sequence:
- the LOC120625263 gene encoding malate synthase 1-like isoform X1 translates to MSSILLLQSSPPKLEDVQRKLYNKGALEFLVHLHREFDLKIEQLYKNRVQRAVDTKSVCKVDFKISSERLDKSWNVAPLPTRLQNRHLDLGDVSASNTAHFVAALNADIQGVQVDFDDGHCPTWRNQLVAFNNIYLAVNGKLPGAPISITTCPVLMLRPRAWNMIDHDILIDGKEAIGPLVDFGILMYHNGKKLYEANSGPYFYLSKLEGASEAQLWNEIFVWTQNKLGLPHATIKACVLIENIISTFELEEILFALKDHCMGLNCGIWDYCASIIAKFGDRKEFLLPDRNKYVNMDKKFLNSYMKLVVNTCHERGALATGGMAAAMLKPGSDGADDKSKAIINRVLEAKSKEIEAGVDGFMVYDTRIVPHINELWKKTSGTLNQLHRIFDLNIAPQELLSLPSGGVTMQGLKHNVAVSILFVYHWLAGIGHFFYSGNIEDSATAEISRAQIWQWIRFSPMLEDSQNQYVTAQLVDKVATNFASHAHKNLCRSSAERKRLTAAKYMCLELFLARNPPEFITTYLNDNHKFRTLHNKALLSNL, encoded by the exons atgTCAAGTATTTTGCTGTTACAATCTTCCCCGCCAAAACTAGAAGATGTTCAaagaaaattatacaataagGGTGCGCTTGAATTTCTAGTCCACTTGCATAGAgaatttgatttgaaaataGAACAACTTTATAAGAATAGAGTTCAAAGGGCGGTAGATACGAAATCAGTCTgtaaagtagattttaaaatatcatcggAAAGATTGGACAAATCTTGGAATGTTGCTCCGTTGCCCACTAGGCTtca aaatcGTCATTTGGATTTGGGAGATGTGTCAGCATCAAATACTGCACATTTCGTAGCTGCTTTAAATGCTGATATCCAAGGGGTCCAGGTTGATTTTGATGATGGGCATTGCCCTACATGGCGGAATCAGTTGGTGgcctttaataatatttatttggctGTAAATGGAAAACTTCCAGGAGCACCAATTAGCATCACAACTTGTCCAGTACTGATGCTCAGGCCTAGGGCATGGAATATGATTGACCATGATATTTTG ATTGATGGTAAGGAAGCAATAGGTCCTCTAGTTGATTTTGGAATTCTCATGTATCATAATGGAAAGAAATTGTATGAGGCCAACAGTGGGCCGTACTTCTACTTGTCCAAATTAGAAGGGGCTTCCGAAGCTCAACTCTGGAATGAGATATTTGTATGGACTCAGAACAAACTCGGATTGCCCCATGCAACAATAAAGGCTTGTGTTTTGATAGAGAATATTATATCAACCTTTGAATTAGAAGAGATATTATTTGCACTAAAAGACCATTGTATGGGCTTGAACTGTGGGATATGGGATTATTGTGCATCAATTATTGCAAAGTTTG GTGACCGCAAAGAGTTCCTATTGCCCGATAGGAACAAATACGTCAATATGGACAAGAAGTTCCTCAACAGCTATATGAAGCTAGTGGTCAACACTTGCCACGAGCGTGGTGCCCTGGCGACGGGTGGCATGGCCGCAGCCATGTTGAAGCCAGGCAGTGATGGCGCCGATGACAA ATCAAAGGCAATAATAAACAGAGTACTGGAGGCGAAGTCGAAGGAAATAGAAGCTGGAGTTGATGGCTTCATGGTTTACGACACCAGAATAGTTCCCCATATAAACgag CTCTGGAAGAAGACTAGCGGAACACTGAACCAGCTCCACCGCATATTTGACCTTAACATAGCACCACAAGAGCTATTATCGCTTCCAAGTGGCGGTGTGACAATGCAAGGTCTCAAACACAACGTGGCGGTATCTATACTGTTTGTTTATCACTGGTTGGCAGGGATTGGACATTTCTTCTACAGCGGCAACATTGAGGATTCAGCAACCGCTGAGATATCTAGAGCGCAGATTTGGCAGTGGATTCGATTCTCG CCTATGCTAGAAGACAGTCAAAACCAATACGTTACCGCCCAACTGGTGGATAAAGTGGCGACAAACTTCGCTTCACACGCGCACAAGAACCTGTGTCGTTCCAGCGCCGAACGTAAGCGCCTCACAGCGGCTAAATACATGTGCCTGGAACTGTTCCTGGCTAGAAACCCACCGGAGTTTATCACTACTTATCTTAATGATAACCACAAGTTCAGAACTTTGCATAACAAGGCGCTTTTAAGCAATCTTTAA
- the LOC120625263 gene encoding malate synthase-like isoform X2 gives MSSILLLQSSPPKLEDVQRKLYNKGALEFLVHLHREFDLKIEQLYKNRVQRAVDTKSVCKVDFKISSERLDKSWNVAPLPTRLQYVFINHVRWCFASHKHSTSFIIIFALFIDGKEAIGPLVDFGILMYHNGKKLYEANSGPYFYLSKLEGASEAQLWNEIFVWTQNKLGLPHATIKACVLIENIISTFELEEILFALKDHCMGLNCGIWDYCASIIAKFGDRKEFLLPDRNKYVNMDKKFLNSYMKLVVNTCHERGALATGGMAAAMLKPGSDGADDKSKAIINRVLEAKSKEIEAGVDGFMVYDTRIVPHINELWKKTSGTLNQLHRIFDLNIAPQELLSLPSGGVTMQGLKHNVAVSILFVYHWLAGIGHFFYSGNIEDSATAEISRAQIWQWIRFSPMLEDSQNQYVTAQLVDKVATNFASHAHKNLCRSSAERKRLTAAKYMCLELFLARNPPEFITTYLNDNHKFRTLHNKALLSNL, from the exons atgTCAAGTATTTTGCTGTTACAATCTTCCCCGCCAAAACTAGAAGATGTTCAaagaaaattatacaataagGGTGCGCTTGAATTTCTAGTCCACTTGCATAGAgaatttgatttgaaaataGAACAACTTTATAAGAATAGAGTTCAAAGGGCGGTAGATACGAAATCAGTCTgtaaagtagattttaaaatatcatcggAAAGATTGGACAAATCTTGGAATGTTGCTCCGTTGCCCACTAGGCTtcagtatgtatttattaatcatGTACGTTGGTGTTTCGCTAGCCACAAGCATTCTACTTCTTTCATAATCATCTTTGCATTATTC ATTGATGGTAAGGAAGCAATAGGTCCTCTAGTTGATTTTGGAATTCTCATGTATCATAATGGAAAGAAATTGTATGAGGCCAACAGTGGGCCGTACTTCTACTTGTCCAAATTAGAAGGGGCTTCCGAAGCTCAACTCTGGAATGAGATATTTGTATGGACTCAGAACAAACTCGGATTGCCCCATGCAACAATAAAGGCTTGTGTTTTGATAGAGAATATTATATCAACCTTTGAATTAGAAGAGATATTATTTGCACTAAAAGACCATTGTATGGGCTTGAACTGTGGGATATGGGATTATTGTGCATCAATTATTGCAAAGTTTG GTGACCGCAAAGAGTTCCTATTGCCCGATAGGAACAAATACGTCAATATGGACAAGAAGTTCCTCAACAGCTATATGAAGCTAGTGGTCAACACTTGCCACGAGCGTGGTGCCCTGGCGACGGGTGGCATGGCCGCAGCCATGTTGAAGCCAGGCAGTGATGGCGCCGATGACAA ATCAAAGGCAATAATAAACAGAGTACTGGAGGCGAAGTCGAAGGAAATAGAAGCTGGAGTTGATGGCTTCATGGTTTACGACACCAGAATAGTTCCCCATATAAACgag CTCTGGAAGAAGACTAGCGGAACACTGAACCAGCTCCACCGCATATTTGACCTTAACATAGCACCACAAGAGCTATTATCGCTTCCAAGTGGCGGTGTGACAATGCAAGGTCTCAAACACAACGTGGCGGTATCTATACTGTTTGTTTATCACTGGTTGGCAGGGATTGGACATTTCTTCTACAGCGGCAACATTGAGGATTCAGCAACCGCTGAGATATCTAGAGCGCAGATTTGGCAGTGGATTCGATTCTCG CCTATGCTAGAAGACAGTCAAAACCAATACGTTACCGCCCAACTGGTGGATAAAGTGGCGACAAACTTCGCTTCACACGCGCACAAGAACCTGTGTCGTTCCAGCGCCGAACGTAAGCGCCTCACAGCGGCTAAATACATGTGCCTGGAACTGTTCCTGGCTAGAAACCCACCGGAGTTTATCACTACTTATCTTAATGATAACCACAAGTTCAGAACTTTGCATAACAAGGCGCTTTTAAGCAATCTTTAA
- the LOC120625284 gene encoding telomere length and silencing protein 1 homolog produces the protein MDVMEEAIKFKPKKKKNLRQRVKLEDEESEEEEFILARLEEAKEIQKLRERPNGISVVALATGQKPSLVEEGSCKDPYNVKAGGMVNMQALKSGKVKQVEDAYDTGIGTQFSAETNKRDEDEEMMKYIEEQLAKRKEGHDHDKKDCDDSDTLKYFPPEEAALLSLPEHLRVSSTHRSEEMLSNQMLSGIPEVDLGIDAKIKNIEATEEAKMKLLWERHNKKDGPSQFVPTNMAVNFVQHNRFNLDSVNSKKRKVEKPEITKTAANVIDDSVNKIVKKAKGERATDDYHYEKFRKQFRRY, from the exons ATGGACGTAATGGAGGAAGCGATTAAATTTAAGcccaaaaagaagaaaaatttaCGACAAAGAGTGAAACtagaagatgaagaatctgagGAGGAAGAGTTTATTTTAGCTAGATTGGAAGAAGCGAAGGAGATCCAGAAACTTCGAGAAAGGCCGAATGGTATTAGTGTTGTTGCTTTAGCGACTGGACAGAAACCTTCTTTGGTGGAAGAAGGGTCGTGTAAGGACCCATATAATGTTAAAGCTGGGGGCATGGTAAATATGCAGGCTTTGAAGAGTGGTAAAGTGAAACAAGTAGAGGATGCCTATGACACGGGAATTGGTACCCAGTTTTCTGCTGAAACTAATAAACGGGATGAAGATGAAGAAATGATGAAGTACATAGAGGAACAGCTAGCGAAACGAAAAG aGGGGCACGATCATGATAAAAAGGATTGTGATGACAGTGACACACTAAAATATTTTCCACCTGAGGAAGCTGCATTACTGTCCCTACCTGAACACTTACGAGTATCTTCTACCCATAGATCTGAAGAAATGCTTTCTAATCAAATGCTTAGTGGAATTCCGGAGGTGGATCTTGGTATTGATGccaaaattaagaacatagaAGCTACAGAGGAAGCCAAAATGAAGTTGTTGTGGGAAAGGCACAATAAAAAAGATGGGCCTTCCCAATTCGTACCTACAAATATGGCAGTAAATTTTGTACAGCACAATAGATTTAATTTGGACAGTGTTAATTCTAAAaagagaaaagttgaaaaaccAGAAATTACAAAGACAGCAGCGAATGTAATAGATGATAgtgttaataaaatagttaaaaaagcAAAGGGTGAACGGGCTACAGATGACTATCACTATGAAAAGTTTAGGAAACAGTTCAGGCGCTACTAA